A single window of Halobacillus naozhouensis DNA harbors:
- a CDS encoding DUF3899 domain-containing protein: MSIVRSKWTSVILNLFLCTIFFWIWAPANNLLYFINFLFYFSCFYLFTGLVLWVVRGGLFDGVTFGMRRFVSEMSRNKDYLDDWKDRPLPSKTIQRSFLSFFLFQGVLLALFSIILLIVYYR, encoded by the coding sequence ATGAGCATCGTTCGCAGCAAATGGACGAGCGTGATCTTGAACTTGTTCTTATGTACGATCTTTTTTTGGATCTGGGCTCCAGCTAACAACCTCCTTTATTTCATAAATTTTTTATTTTACTTTTCCTGTTTTTACTTATTTACGGGTTTGGTTTTATGGGTAGTCCGCGGTGGTTTATTCGATGGTGTTACGTTTGGCATGCGGCGGTTCGTCAGTGAAATGTCTAGAAACAAGGATTATCTCGACGACTGGAAAGACCGTCCTCTCCCCTCCAAAACTATTCAACGTTCGTTTCTAAGTTTCTTCTTATTTCAGGGAGTCCTATTAGCCCTATTCTCCATCATTTTGTTGATCGTTTATTACAGGTAA
- a CDS encoding peptide ABC transporter substrate-binding protein gives MKNTKWLLLALGLAISLLLGACSGGSSETGSSDSGDEQKSSSESEQVLNLIETAEIPSMDSSLTIDALASQWLGSTKDGLYRLGPDGKPEPGIAKNHDVSEDGLTWTFHLRENATWSNGDPVTAHDFVFAWQRAVDPDTGSEYGPYMMGGVIKNATAVSEGEVPVDELGVKAVDDYTFVVTLEKPTPYFESMTTFGTFLPMNEAFVKEQGDNYAMEADALLSNGPFIMTEWDHGEGWTVEKNKDYWDADKVKLQQINVSVVKETSAAVNLYETGKVDRVNLSSEFVDEYRSSEEFQVEKEPSTFFLKMNQENEILANKNARKAIQMVINRQAMVDVILNNGSVPIGGIVPGNFVKHPKTDEDFREVNGSLVETNVEKAQELWAKAKEELGIETAELRYLGGDTEVAQNLDAYIKDQLEKLEGLSIKVESVPFQVRLKRDKNMDYDLENYGWGPDYIDPNTYLNIWVTGQANNKTGYSSEKYDSLIKKAATELALKPAERFEAFLKAEQLLIKEDAVLAPLYQRARAQLVKPYVKNVTPNPMGPDYTYKYAYIEGK, from the coding sequence ATGAAAAACACAAAATGGTTGCTGCTGGCCCTAGGGCTCGCCATCAGCCTATTGCTTGGTGCCTGCTCGGGTGGATCATCAGAAACAGGGTCTTCCGACAGCGGGGATGAACAAAAGTCATCCTCAGAAAGCGAACAAGTACTTAATTTGATTGAAACAGCCGAGATTCCTTCCATGGACTCATCACTAACTATTGATGCACTTGCCTCACAATGGCTGGGCTCAACGAAAGATGGACTTTATCGTCTAGGCCCTGATGGTAAACCAGAGCCGGGGATCGCGAAAAATCATGACGTAAGCGAAGATGGTTTAACGTGGACATTCCATTTGCGTGAAAATGCAACATGGTCGAATGGAGACCCTGTAACGGCACACGATTTCGTTTTTGCATGGCAGCGTGCGGTTGATCCGGACACAGGTTCAGAATATGGCCCTTATATGATGGGCGGCGTTATTAAAAACGCAACAGCCGTTTCCGAGGGAGAAGTACCAGTTGATGAACTGGGTGTAAAAGCTGTAGATGATTATACATTTGTAGTAACACTAGAGAAGCCAACGCCATACTTCGAATCCATGACCACATTCGGCACATTCCTGCCGATGAATGAAGCATTCGTCAAAGAACAAGGTGACAACTACGCCATGGAGGCAGATGCCTTACTTTCAAACGGACCATTCATTATGACGGAGTGGGACCATGGTGAAGGCTGGACCGTTGAAAAGAACAAAGATTACTGGGATGCAGACAAAGTTAAGCTTCAGCAGATTAATGTCAGTGTTGTAAAAGAAACTTCTGCTGCTGTTAATCTTTATGAAACTGGAAAAGTAGATCGCGTCAATCTTTCCTCGGAATTCGTCGATGAATATCGCTCTTCAGAAGAATTTCAAGTAGAAAAAGAGCCTTCAACTTTCTTCCTGAAAATGAATCAGGAAAATGAAATACTCGCCAATAAAAATGCCCGCAAAGCCATTCAAATGGTCATCAATCGCCAGGCTATGGTTGATGTTATTTTAAATAATGGTTCTGTCCCAATCGGTGGAATTGTACCAGGTAATTTTGTGAAACATCCTAAGACAGATGAAGATTTCAGAGAGGTTAACGGATCTCTCGTTGAAACCAATGTAGAGAAAGCTCAAGAACTTTGGGCGAAAGCAAAAGAAGAATTAGGTATTGAAACAGCAGAATTGAGATATCTTGGCGGTGATACAGAAGTAGCTCAGAATCTTGATGCTTATATTAAAGATCAGCTTGAAAAGCTTGAAGGATTGAGCATTAAAGTTGAAAGTGTGCCTTTCCAAGTTCGATTAAAACGAGACAAAAACATGGACTATGACCTTGAGAATTACGGTTGGGGCCCTGACTATATTGACCCGAACACTTACTTGAACATTTGGGTGACAGGCCAAGCCAACAATAAAACGGGTTATTCAAGTGAAAAATATGACAGTTTAATAAAAAAAGCAGCCACAGAGCTTGCTCTGAAGCCTGCAGAACGTTTTGAAGCTTTTCTTAAGGCTGAACAATTATTAATTAAAGAGGATGCAGTCCTGGCACCACTCTACCAGCGTGCAAGGGCGCAGCTTGTAAAGCCATATGTGAAAAATGTCACCCCGAATCCAATGGGCCCTGACTACACTTACAAGTATGCATATATTGAAGGCAAATAG
- a CDS encoding peptide ABC transporter substrate-binding protein → MKKTNWLLLVLALALSMFLAACSGGGDSETGSEGGSGSEGEGTKEAGGDSEQVLNLSETAEIPTMDSSLATDAVAFQWLGSTKDGLYRLGENGEPEPGIAKSHEVSEDGLTWTFTLREDAKWSNGDPVTAHDFVFAWQRAVNPDTGSEYGPYMLGGVVKNASAIAGGEMPVEELGVKAVDDYTFEVTLEKPVPYFESMTTFGTFLPMNEEFVKSKGDAYATEADAMLSNGPFIMTEWNHGEGWTVKKNKDYWDADAVKLQQINVSVVKETASAVNLYQTGKIDRTTLTSEFVDEYRSSEEFRVEEEPTLFYLKMNQENEILSNVNARKAIQMVIDRQAMVDVILNNGSIPAGGDVPKNFVKHPETGEDFREINGPLVEHNLEKAQELWAKAKEELGIETAELSYLGGDTETAQNLDAYIKDQLEQLEGLSIKVESVPFQIRIERDKNMDYELQNAGWGPDYIDPNTFLNMWVTGGGNNHTGYSSEEYDSLIKKANTEYAMDPVKRFETFLKAEKMLIQEDAVLAPLYQRALAQLWKPYVKNVFVQPMGPDYTYKYAYIEGK, encoded by the coding sequence ATGAAAAAGACAAATTGGTTGCTGCTAGTATTAGCACTAGCGCTAAGCATGTTCCTCGCTGCTTGTTCTGGAGGCGGAGATTCAGAAACTGGATCTGAAGGCGGAAGTGGCAGTGAAGGAGAAGGTACAAAAGAAGCTGGTGGCGACAGCGAACAAGTACTTAATCTATCGGAAACAGCAGAAATTCCGACAATGGATTCATCTTTAGCTACAGATGCCGTTGCCTTCCAATGGTTAGGATCCACGAAAGATGGTCTTTACCGTTTAGGCGAAAATGGTGAACCTGAGCCAGGGATTGCGAAGAGTCATGAAGTTAGTGAAGACGGTCTGACTTGGACGTTCACACTTCGTGAAGATGCAAAGTGGTCCAACGGTGATCCTGTAACAGCACACGACTTCGTGTTTGCTTGGCAGCGTGCGGTTAACCCGGATACAGGCTCTGAGTATGGTCCATATATGCTTGGCGGAGTAGTTAAAAATGCTTCTGCCATTGCAGGTGGGGAGATGCCTGTAGAGGAATTGGGAGTTAAAGCTGTTGATGATTATACATTTGAAGTAACATTAGAAAAACCAGTTCCTTATTTTGAGTCTATGACTACATTTGGTACTTTCTTGCCGATGAATGAAGAGTTCGTAAAATCAAAAGGTGATGCTTACGCAACAGAAGCGGATGCTATGCTTTCTAACGGTCCGTTCATCATGACAGAATGGAACCACGGAGAAGGCTGGACAGTTAAGAAGAATAAAGATTATTGGGATGCTGACGCTGTTAAGCTTCAACAAATCAATGTCAGCGTTGTAAAAGAAACGGCTTCAGCGGTTAACCTTTACCAAACAGGTAAGATTGATCGTACAACTTTAACATCAGAATTCGTTGATGAATATCGTTCTTCTGAAGAGTTCCGTGTTGAAGAAGAGCCAACATTGTTCTACTTGAAAATGAATCAGGAAAATGAAATTTTGTCTAACGTAAATGCACGTAAAGCGATTCAAATGGTGATCGACCGTCAAGCGATGGTTGACGTTATTCTTAATAACGGTTCTATCCCTGCCGGCGGAGACGTGCCTAAGAACTTTGTGAAACACCCTGAAACTGGGGAAGATTTCCGTGAAATTAACGGACCTCTTGTAGAGCACAATTTAGAGAAAGCTCAAGAGTTATGGGCGAAAGCTAAAGAAGAGCTTGGAATTGAAACAGCTGAACTTAGCTACCTTGGTGGCGACACGGAAACAGCACAAAACCTTGATGCTTACATTAAAGACCAGCTTGAGCAGCTTGAAGGTCTTTCGATTAAAGTAGAGAGTGTTCCATTCCAAATTCGTATCGAGCGCGATAAGAATATGGACTATGAATTACAAAATGCTGGTTGGGGTCCTGACTACATTGACCCGAACACATTCCTTAACATGTGGGTAACAGGCGGTGGAAATAACCACACTGGATATTCTAGCGAAGAGTATGACTCTTTAATTAAGAAAGCTAATACAGAGTATGCTATGGATCCGGTAAAACGTTTTGAAACATTCCTAAAAGCTGAGAAAATGCTGATTCAAGAAGACGCAGTACTTGCACCTCTTTATCAGCGTGCACTAGCACAGCTTTGGAAGCCATATGTGAAGAACGTATTCGTTCAGCCAATGGGACCAGATTACACTTACAAGTATGCTTATATTGAAGGTAAATAA
- the opp3b gene encoding oligopeptide ABC transporter permease codes for MGRYIVQRLVYMFLTLVLIATLSFFLMKFLPGTPLSAADKLSEEQQQIVLEKYGLDEPVPVQYFNYMVGLAQGDMGISFQFDNREVTDILMSRIGPSIQLGVQAMIIGTILGMLLGLVSALYHNGPLDYGSTFTAILGQSIPSFVFAGLLQYYVGVKLGWFPVALWGTWQHTVLPTVALAIFPMAIAARFMRTEMLEVMGSDYITTARAKGVNKFGVVFKHGLRNALIPLVTVLGPLAVGLMTGTLVIENIFAVPGIGEQFVKSINTNDYPIIMGTTLLLAFMFIFIVFVIDLLYGVIDPRIRLSEGE; via the coding sequence ATGGGACGTTATATTGTTCAGCGTTTAGTATATATGTTCTTAACATTGGTTTTAATTGCAACTTTGTCATTCTTCTTAATGAAGTTCTTACCCGGCACTCCCCTAAGTGCTGCAGATAAATTGTCAGAAGAACAACAGCAAATTGTATTGGAAAAGTACGGATTGGACGAACCTGTTCCAGTTCAATATTTTAATTATATGGTTGGGTTAGCTCAGGGTGATATGGGGATCTCTTTCCAGTTTGATAATCGTGAAGTGACAGATATTTTGATGTCTCGAATCGGGCCATCTATTCAATTAGGGGTCCAGGCTATGATTATTGGAACAATCCTCGGTATGCTGCTGGGATTAGTATCAGCGCTTTATCACAATGGACCGCTTGATTATGGGTCTACTTTTACGGCTATTCTGGGACAATCGATTCCTTCCTTTGTATTTGCAGGGTTATTACAGTATTATGTTGGCGTAAAGCTAGGATGGTTTCCTGTTGCCCTGTGGGGAACATGGCAGCACACGGTATTGCCAACAGTGGCTTTAGCTATTTTTCCAATGGCGATTGCAGCCCGCTTTATGCGAACAGAAATGCTTGAGGTTATGGGATCTGATTACATTACTACAGCAAGAGCTAAAGGTGTAAATAAATTCGGCGTAGTGTTTAAGCATGGATTACGTAATGCATTAATTCCATTAGTTACTGTTCTAGGTCCGCTCGCAGTCGGGTTGATGACAGGAACGCTTGTTATTGAAAACATTTTTGCCGTCCCTGGAATAGGGGAGCAGTTTGTTAAGTCTATTAATACAAACGACTATCCGATTATTATGGGAACGACATTGTTACTAGCGTTTATGTTTATTTTTATCGTATTTGTAATTGACCTGCTGTATGGTGTTATTGACCCTAGAATCCGACTGTCAGAAGGAGAGTAG
- the opp3C gene encoding oligopeptide ABC transporter permease, producing MDNHKPNKDLFVPVDIKDDENEKIARPALSFAKDSFIRLRKNLGAMAGLVILIILAFFAIFGPYMNDFGQYDQDLTVAKMPPKIDGLGWLGFDGTLSTVESAPTVEEAREKALMRYNNQKQYIDTTIVNEGNNGEPAQVEAEYDVYAAKDQKTNYWFGTDGLGRDLWSRTWHGTRVSLFIAIVATAIDMLIGVAYGGISAYYGGRVDNYMQRVIEILIGIPNLVIVILMILILDPGILSIIIALALTAWISMARIVRGQILKLKNQEFVLASQTLGAPDNRILRKHLIPNVLGLIVINTMFTIPSAIFFEAFLSFIGLGLPTPMASLGTLVNAGFSSLQIYPHMLVFPAVVISLIMIGFNVLADGLRDAFDPKMRE from the coding sequence ATGGATAATCACAAACCAAATAAGGATTTATTTGTACCTGTAGATATTAAGGATGATGAGAATGAAAAGATAGCCAGACCGGCCCTTTCTTTCGCGAAGGACTCATTTATTCGCTTGCGTAAAAACTTAGGCGCAATGGCTGGGCTTGTTATCTTAATCATATTGGCGTTCTTCGCCATATTCGGCCCATATATGAATGATTTCGGACAGTATGATCAAGATTTAACGGTTGCTAAGATGCCGCCTAAAATTGATGGACTGGGCTGGTTAGGCTTTGATGGTACGTTAAGCACGGTAGAAAGTGCTCCTACCGTCGAGGAAGCTCGTGAAAAAGCTTTAATGCGTTATAACAATCAGAAACAGTATATTGACACAACTATTGTGAATGAAGGAAATAATGGAGAGCCCGCACAAGTCGAAGCAGAATATGATGTATATGCTGCAAAAGATCAGAAAACTAACTATTGGTTTGGTACAGACGGACTTGGACGTGACTTATGGTCAAGAACGTGGCACGGCACCAGAGTCTCCTTGTTTATCGCCATTGTTGCTACAGCCATTGATATGTTAATCGGTGTAGCTTATGGTGGAATATCAGCCTATTATGGCGGACGTGTCGATAATTATATGCAGCGTGTTATTGAGATTTTAATTGGCATTCCGAACTTAGTCATCGTTATTTTGATGATCTTGATTTTAGACCCCGGGATTTTATCGATCATTATCGCCCTTGCCTTAACTGCCTGGATATCGATGGCCAGGATAGTCAGGGGGCAAATTCTTAAGCTGAAAAACCAGGAATTTGTCCTAGCTTCTCAAACATTAGGGGCACCGGATAACCGTATCTTAAGAAAACACTTAATTCCAAACGTTCTGGGATTAATCGTCATCAATACGATGTTTACCATCCCTAGTGCCATTTTCTTTGAAGCTTTCTTAAGTTTCATTGGGCTTGGGCTACCGACACCAATGGCATCTCTGGGTACATTAGTTAATGCTGGGTTCTCATCTCTGCAAATATACCCACATATGCTAGTATTCCCGGCTGTCGTCATTTCATTAATTATGATTGGATTTAATGTACTAGCTGATGGTCTTAGAGATGCATTTGATCCGAAGATGCGTGAATAG
- a CDS encoding ABC transporter ATP-binding protein, whose amino-acid sequence MEKFLEVKNMHVSFDTYGGEVQAVRGVNFDLKRGETLAIVGESGSGKSVTTKALMKLIPMPPGRIKEGEILFEGRDLAKMSEKQMQKIRGKEISMIFQDPMTSLNPTMKVGNQIAEGLIKHQKMSKSQARKRVLELLELVGIPDAENRMKQYPHQFSGGMRQRVVVAIALACNPKLLIADEPTTALDVTIQAQILELMKDIQKKTDSATIFITHDLGVVANVADRVAVMYAGRIVEIGTVDDIFYNPKHPYTWGLLGSMPSLDSANEELYAIPGSPPDLLDPPKGDAFAPRNEYAMQIDLEQEPPMFKVSDSHYAATWLLHEHAPDIDPPPSIKKRMEGMAKTAKATEGDRV is encoded by the coding sequence ATGGAAAAATTTCTTGAAGTAAAAAATATGCATGTATCCTTTGACACCTATGGAGGTGAAGTGCAGGCTGTACGTGGGGTTAACTTTGATTTGAAACGAGGAGAAACACTGGCGATCGTAGGAGAGTCAGGTTCTGGTAAATCAGTTACAACGAAAGCCCTCATGAAGCTGATTCCTATGCCGCCCGGCCGGATTAAAGAAGGGGAGATCCTTTTTGAAGGCCGCGACCTTGCTAAAATGAGCGAAAAGCAGATGCAGAAGATTCGCGGAAAAGAAATCTCTATGATTTTTCAGGATCCGATGACGTCCCTTAATCCAACGATGAAGGTAGGCAATCAAATTGCCGAAGGACTTATTAAACACCAGAAAATGAGTAAATCACAAGCACGTAAAAGAGTACTGGAATTACTTGAACTCGTTGGTATTCCTGATGCGGAAAACCGTATGAAGCAATATCCGCACCAGTTTTCAGGGGGGATGCGTCAACGTGTGGTTGTCGCAATTGCCCTGGCTTGTAATCCGAAGTTACTGATTGCGGATGAGCCAACAACGGCCCTTGATGTTACCATTCAAGCTCAAATTTTAGAGCTTATGAAAGATATTCAGAAGAAGACTGATTCTGCCACTATTTTTATTACCCATGACCTTGGTGTTGTGGCTAACGTGGCGGACCGTGTAGCGGTTATGTATGCAGGACGTATTGTAGAAATTGGAACGGTTGACGACATATTCTACAATCCGAAACACCCATACACGTGGGGACTGCTCGGTTCCATGCCTTCATTGGATAGCGCGAATGAAGAGTTATATGCGATTCCTGGTTCACCACCAGATCTGCTTGATCCGCCAAAAGGGGACGCCTTCGCCCCTCGTAACGAATATGCTATGCAAATCGACCTGGAGCAGGAACCTCCGATGTTCAAAGTGTCGGATTCTCATTATGCTGCAACATGGCTGCTGCATGAGCATGCTCCTGATATTGATCCGCCTCCGTCCATTAAGAAACGTATGGAGGGCATGGCTAAAACGGCTAAGGCAACGGAAGGTGATCGTGTATGA
- a CDS encoding ABC transporter ATP-binding protein → MSQEKLLEITNLKQHFKTGRHSVVKAVDGLTFDIYKGETFGLVGESGCGKSTTGRTIIRLYDATDGEVLFNGENVHAKKSRDDLKKFNREMQMIFQDPYASLNPRMKVEDIIAEGMDIHNLAEDESARKKRVYELLETVGLNKEHANRYPHEFSGGQRQRIGIARALAVDPSFIIADEPISALDVSIQAQVVNLLKQLQAEHGLTYLFIAHDLSMVKYISDRIGVMYFGKMVELASAEDLYKHPIHPYTQSLLSAIPLPDPDYERNRERFTYDPNDHDTSEEPEFREVRPGHWVLCTTKEYEHYQKEHGTTVNS, encoded by the coding sequence ATGAGTCAAGAAAAACTACTAGAAATAACAAATTTAAAACAACATTTTAAAACGGGCCGTCATAGTGTTGTTAAAGCTGTTGATGGATTGACGTTTGATATTTATAAAGGTGAAACATTCGGTCTTGTAGGAGAATCAGGCTGTGGAAAATCCACAACAGGCCGTACAATTATCCGCCTTTATGATGCAACAGATGGTGAAGTTTTATTCAATGGTGAAAATGTTCATGCTAAGAAAAGCCGCGACGACCTTAAGAAATTCAATCGCGAAATGCAGATGATTTTCCAGGACCCATATGCATCCTTAAATCCGCGTATGAAAGTTGAGGATATCATTGCAGAAGGCATGGACATCCATAACCTTGCTGAAGATGAGAGTGCCCGAAAAAAGCGTGTTTATGAACTTCTCGAAACAGTTGGTCTAAATAAAGAACACGCCAACCGTTACCCTCATGAATTTAGTGGCGGTCAACGTCAGCGTATTGGGATAGCAAGAGCACTTGCTGTTGACCCAAGTTTTATTATCGCAGACGAACCTATCTCTGCTTTAGATGTATCCATTCAGGCACAGGTGGTTAATTTGCTTAAGCAATTACAAGCGGAGCACGGGCTTACGTATTTGTTCATCGCCCATGACTTATCGATGGTTAAATATATTAGTGACCGTATAGGGGTTATGTACTTCGGTAAAATGGTTGAGTTAGCGAGTGCAGAAGATCTTTATAAGCACCCGATTCATCCATATACACAATCTTTGCTGTCGGCGATTCCTTTGCCGGACCCGGATTACGAGCGGAACCGCGAACGTTTCACATATGATCCTAATGATCACGATACAAGTGAAGAGCCGGAATTCAGAGAAGTACGTCCAGGTCACTGGGTGTTATGCACAACGAAGGAATATGAACATTATCAAAAAGAACATGGAACTACTGTAAACAGTTAG
- a CDS encoding putative glycoside hydrolase — protein sequence MNKKHLVLFFTSLLLLVCAFPIHNVSADEAATKKVQLLAGKKLGLSTLKMPDTAARFMYDSGLDFEYPEAVRGIYVTGPSAGGSNMEELTNLVESTDLNAMVIDIKEDHGNITFAPPEDSPYADIAQPYIDDPRAMLEKLEEKGIYPIARIVVFKDSLLAKKRPDLSYTKNGEVWVNGRGEAFVNPFMKEVWKYNLEIAKKAAELGFQEIQFDYVRFPEGFGTRDEELDYSQGDYADLEMSNVDKRVKAVTDFVAYAEEELSNYDVDVSVDIFGYAATIEEAPNIGQNFTKISSHVDVISSMIYPSHWGPFFGLDKPDMHPYKTISSYAKIENKVLSKLEDPPTSRPWIQDFEAPWLYSGPAKQYGKAEVEAQIKALQENGINEYLIWNATNNYTPNVDYTP from the coding sequence ATGAATAAGAAACATCTCGTGCTTTTTTTTACAAGTCTGCTTTTGTTAGTTTGCGCGTTTCCTATACATAATGTAAGTGCAGATGAAGCGGCTACTAAAAAAGTACAATTGCTTGCCGGTAAGAAACTTGGGCTGAGTACCCTTAAGATGCCAGATACTGCAGCTCGTTTTATGTACGATTCTGGTTTAGACTTTGAGTATCCTGAAGCTGTTCGGGGAATCTATGTAACTGGTCCCTCAGCAGGTGGATCAAACATGGAGGAATTGACAAACCTGGTAGAGTCAACGGATTTAAATGCGATGGTTATTGATATAAAAGAGGACCACGGCAATATCACCTTTGCTCCCCCGGAGGATTCCCCCTATGCGGATATAGCGCAGCCTTATATTGATGATCCGCGGGCTATGCTTGAAAAGCTGGAGGAAAAAGGGATCTATCCAATCGCTAGAATTGTCGTTTTCAAAGATTCATTACTTGCTAAGAAACGACCTGACCTTTCCTATACAAAAAATGGAGAGGTATGGGTGAACGGACGAGGCGAGGCTTTCGTAAATCCATTTATGAAGGAAGTATGGAAGTATAATTTAGAGATTGCGAAAAAAGCTGCTGAACTGGGATTCCAGGAGATCCAATTCGATTATGTACGTTTTCCGGAAGGGTTCGGAACACGTGATGAAGAGCTGGATTACAGTCAAGGTGATTATGCAGATCTGGAAATGAGCAACGTGGATAAACGTGTAAAAGCAGTCACTGATTTTGTAGCTTATGCCGAAGAGGAACTGAGCAATTATGATGTTGACGTATCCGTCGACATTTTCGGATATGCAGCCACGATCGAGGAAGCTCCTAATATCGGCCAGAACTTTACGAAAATCTCAAGTCATGTTGATGTCATTTCATCAATGATTTATCCGAGTCACTGGGGACCATTTTTCGGATTAGATAAGCCTGATATGCATCCATACAAGACGATCAGTTCATACGCCAAAATAGAAAATAAAGTCCTAAGTAAACTGGAGGATCCTCCAACATCGAGACCGTGGATACAGGATTTTGAAGCACCATGGCTCTATTCTGGTCCTGCGAAACAATATGGGAAAGCAGAGGTAGAAGCGCAAATTAAAGCCTTACAAGAAAATGGTATAAATGAGTATTTAATTTGGAATGCTACGAATAATTATACGCCTAATGTAGATTATACACCGTAG
- a CDS encoding GNAT family N-acetyltransferase: MNWYEKLNQYFPVEEMKSQEHMEALLKEKSEVYYKDEGEYHVLMYAEFNSFIFIDYVYVSAASRGQGLGHKLIEKMKAKGKPIILEVEPIDYEDSDSAKRLHFYQREGFKHAQSIGYTRRSLATNEPTPMEILYWSPEDASEESIYEQMKRMYEEIHTYKDSEFYGKSYQPVDEVLKLDEDRDSDDILKDLK, encoded by the coding sequence ATGAACTGGTATGAAAAGTTAAATCAATATTTTCCGGTAGAGGAAATGAAATCACAAGAACACATGGAGGCTTTGCTGAAAGAAAAAAGCGAAGTTTACTATAAAGATGAAGGTGAATACCATGTGTTAATGTATGCAGAGTTTAACTCGTTTATTTTCATTGACTATGTGTATGTATCAGCTGCCTCCCGTGGGCAAGGCTTAGGTCATAAGCTAATTGAGAAAATGAAAGCAAAAGGAAAACCAATTATTCTGGAAGTAGAGCCGATAGATTATGAAGATTCTGATTCGGCAAAACGTCTTCATTTTTACCAGCGAGAAGGCTTCAAGCACGCTCAATCGATTGGGTATACGAGAAGGTCCTTAGCAACAAATGAGCCGACTCCGATGGAAATTCTTTATTGGTCTCCTGAAGATGCTTCTGAAGAAAGTATTTATGAACAAATGAAGAGAATGTACGAAGAGATCCATACGTATAAGGATAGTGAATTTTACGGAAAGTCCTATCAGCCAGTGGACGAGGTACTAAAACTGGATGAAGATCGTGATTCAGATGATATTTTGAAAGATTTAAAATAA
- the spxA gene encoding transcriptional regulator SpxA, with translation MVTLYTSPSCTSCRKAKAWLEEHNIAYTERNIFSEPLTIDEIKEILRMTEDGTEEIISTRSKVFQKLKVDFDQLPMQDLFDLIQENPGLLRRPIIIDDKRLQVGYNEDEIRRFLPRSVRTFQLREAQRLVN, from the coding sequence ATGGTAACACTTTATACCTCACCAAGTTGTACATCATGCCGGAAAGCAAAAGCGTGGCTTGAGGAGCATAACATTGCTTATACGGAAAGAAATATTTTTTCTGAACCATTAACGATCGATGAGATTAAAGAAATACTAAGAATGACTGAAGATGGCACAGAAGAAATTATTTCTACACGCTCTAAAGTCTTTCAAAAGTTAAAAGTTGATTTCGATCAATTGCCTATGCAGGATCTATTTGATCTTATCCAAGAAAATCCAGGGTTGCTACGCCGCCCGATTATTATTGATGATAAGCGATTGCAAGTAGGTTATAATGAAGACGAAATCAGACGTTTCTTACCACGAAGCGTACGTACCTTCCAGCTTAGAGAAGCACAACGCTTAGTCAATTAA
- a CDS encoding TerC family protein: MNWDLLEPIFIIVSIDLILGGDNAVVIALASRNLPKHQRNKAIFLGTGLAIAARVLLTTVALYLLHVPFLRLIGGILLIYIAIKLLTDTDDSQNIKSSDNLFTAVKTIVFADIVMGFDNVLAIAGASHGEVFLVIIGLLISVPIIIFGSRFILLLMDKFPILIYIGAGILAFTAGEMILEDRRIMIYLQSDSMIHYIFPALIVLITIAVGYFMNRKPHAAA; encoded by the coding sequence ATGAATTGGGACTTGCTTGAACCTATTTTTATCATTGTGTCAATTGATCTTATTTTAGGTGGAGATAATGCAGTAGTTATAGCTTTAGCAAGTAGAAATCTTCCTAAACATCAAAGAAATAAAGCGATCTTTTTAGGGACAGGCTTAGCCATCGCTGCCCGCGTCTTGTTAACTACGGTCGCTTTATACTTGTTGCACGTACCATTTCTACGATTAATTGGTGGAATCCTTCTTATATATATTGCGATTAAATTGCTGACTGATACAGATGATTCGCAAAATATTAAAAGTAGTGATAACCTTTTTACCGCCGTAAAGACCATCGTGTTTGCTGATATCGTCATGGGATTTGACAATGTTCTTGCGATTGCTGGAGCTTCACATGGTGAGGTCTTTCTTGTGATTATCGGCTTGTTGATTTCTGTACCGATTATTATCTTTGGAAGTCGGTTCATCTTATTATTAATGGATAAATTTCCGATTCTCATCTATATAGGGGCAGGTATCCTCGCCTTTACAGCTGGTGAAATGATACTGGAAGATCGGAGAATCATGATCTACCTTCAGTCAGATTCCATGATTCACTACATCTTCCCTGCCCTCATAGTGCTAATTACCATTGCTGTCGGTTATTTCATGAATAGAAAACCCCATGCTGCTGCTTAA